One Microcebus murinus isolate Inina chromosome 22, M.murinus_Inina_mat1.0, whole genome shotgun sequence DNA segment encodes these proteins:
- the MIF gene encoding macrophage migration inhibitory factor: MPMFVVNTNVPRAAVPDGFLSELTQQLAQATGKPPQYIAVHVVPDQVMAFGGSTEPCALCSLHSIGKIGGAQNRAYSKLLCGLLAERLRISPDRVYINYYDMNPANVGWNNSTFA; the protein is encoded by the exons ATGCCCATGTTCGTCGTGAACACCAACGTTCCCCGCGCCGCGGTGCCGGACGGCTTCCTGTCCGAGCTCACGCAGCAGCTGGCGCAGGCCACGGGCAAGCCGCCCCAG TACATCGCGGTGCACGTGGTCCCGGACCAGGTCATGGCCTTCGGCGGCTCCACCGAGCCGTGCGCGCTCTGCAGCCTGCACAGCATCGGCAAGATCGGCGGCGCGCAGAACCGCGCCTACAGCAAGCTGCTGTGCGGCCTGCTGGCCGAGCGCCTGCGCATCAGCCCGGACCG GGTCTACATCAACTACTATGACATGAACCCGGCCAACGTCGGCTGGAACAACTCCACTTTCGCCTGA